A region from the Arthrobacter roseus genome encodes:
- a CDS encoding DUF58 domain-containing protein — MDLLARLPGKTLTLRGWGFIAAGVLALIFAESLGRRDLLHLGIFLVVLPLLSVAIVRLMRPRLNVERRFAPPTVFTGVTARVHLRITAKGTGPGTSLLTEGLPTTFGQAPSYAYSGGTARNPQSSSYEYRIRSASRGMFPVGPLSAEFTDPFGLGRARHTVGTVDHLIVAPSPLDLPVSTLSGTRGLEGNATTRRQANPSNDDVMTREYRSGDPMRRVHWAATARHGELMVRQEESVSTPQATIILDRRESSHTNGYPLPMSMNAGSVRSSESFEWCVTTAVSVVHQFIEQGHTVRFLDQHASPALRSSASAHNKDQEEFTGPAGFHDVAEGLAALELVSPSGSTTSRSSTTSRRRSQRGSAIQASGSAAYGELFMDKLAGQSMRGPLMALLGGISIEEAQRMALSASYGSHSFAMLVTDRPRSAHEVLNILRRSGWHAIAISPQTSIAAAWAFFDDSVSSGASRTTAPAASI; from the coding sequence GTGGATTTACTGGCCCGACTTCCGGGGAAAACGCTTACCCTCAGAGGCTGGGGCTTCATTGCAGCAGGGGTGCTGGCACTGATTTTTGCTGAGTCGTTGGGCCGTCGAGATCTGCTGCATCTGGGAATCTTCTTGGTGGTGCTGCCGTTGCTGTCGGTGGCCATAGTTCGTTTGATGAGGCCGCGCTTGAACGTGGAGCGCCGTTTCGCGCCGCCCACGGTTTTTACGGGAGTGACCGCCCGAGTTCACCTGAGGATCACAGCAAAGGGAACCGGACCTGGAACGTCCCTTCTGACCGAGGGTTTGCCGACGACGTTTGGCCAGGCTCCGAGCTATGCCTACTCGGGCGGCACCGCCAGAAACCCGCAGTCATCCTCCTACGAATACCGCATCCGATCAGCATCCAGAGGGATGTTTCCGGTGGGGCCGCTCTCCGCTGAGTTTACCGACCCGTTCGGTCTGGGCCGGGCCAGGCACACCGTCGGGACGGTCGATCACCTGATAGTGGCTCCGTCGCCCCTGGATCTGCCGGTCAGCACGCTTTCTGGCACGCGTGGGCTAGAGGGGAACGCGACCACACGTCGACAGGCCAACCCGAGTAACGACGATGTGATGACCCGCGAGTACCGAAGTGGAGATCCCATGCGCCGCGTTCACTGGGCTGCCACAGCACGGCACGGTGAACTCATGGTTCGTCAGGAAGAATCTGTCTCCACGCCCCAGGCCACGATCATCCTGGACCGCCGGGAGAGTAGCCACACCAACGGGTATCCCCTACCTATGTCAATGAACGCTGGCAGTGTGCGGAGCTCTGAATCCTTCGAGTGGTGTGTTACCACTGCCGTCTCGGTTGTACACCAGTTCATTGAGCAGGGTCACACTGTTCGCTTTCTGGATCAGCACGCTTCACCCGCGCTCCGGAGTTCAGCGTCGGCGCACAACAAGGACCAGGAGGAGTTCACCGGACCAGCAGGGTTTCACGATGTCGCTGAAGGTCTCGCTGCGCTCGAACTGGTTTCACCGTCCGGCTCGACAACCTCCAGAAGCTCGACAACCTCCAGAAGAAGGAGTCAGCGCGGCAGCGCGATCCAGGCGTCCGGCTCCGCCGCCTACGGGGAACTGTTCATGGACAAGCTGGCTGGCCAGTCCATGCGCGGCCCCCTGATGGCCCTGCTGGGCGGAATCAGCATCGAAGAAGCGCAGCGGATGGCCCTCTCCGCGAGCTACGGTTCTCACTCGTTCGCCATGCTCGTCACAGACCGTCCGCGCAGTGCACACGAGGTTCTCAATATTCTGCGCCGTAGCGGATGGCATGCCATTGCCATCTCCCCGCAGACGTCCATCGCCGCGGCCTGGGCCTTCTTCGACGACTCGGTAAGCTCAGGGGCAAGCCGCACCACGGCCCCAGCGGCTTCCATATGA